The genomic region CTCGAAGGCCTTGTTCCACTCCAGGATGCCGGCCTCGACCGAGGCGCGGTAGCGGGTCGGGATGTTCTTGTCCATCCAGTAGACGATGGGCTTGACCGGCTCCGACAGCGCGGCCGCCGGGTCCTTCTTCTCCAGGCGCCAGCGGTGGATGTAGTGGACGCGGTTGGCGGCCTTCATGTCGCCGCCCAGGTCGGTGAAGCTCTCGCTGAAATGGCCCAGGCGCGGGTCGGCCGCACGCGTCGCCATCAGCTGCTCGGGCAGGGCCGCGAAGCTGTAGACGAAGCTGACGAACATGCTGCGCGGATCCGGCGTGGCGCGCGGCGGCGTGGGCGTGGGAATGGGCGAAGGCACCAGCGGCGGCGCCGGGATGCGCGCTGTGGCGAAGTGCATGCGCGTGGTCAGCGTCGAGAGCTCCTTCTCGGCGCGGGTGCTTTCGAACGAGGAGTTGGCACGGTCCAGCGCGAACGGCAGGCGGTAGGCCATCTCCAGGTTGGTGGAATAGGCGGCGATGTCGCTGAACAGGAAGCCGGCATCGATCAGCACCGACTTGCGCTCGGGATGCTCGGCGCTGGCCACGGCGGCCGAGGCGATCAGGCTGGGCGAGAAGGCCTGCTCGATGGCGCGGGCCGAACCCTGGTCGGCCACGGCGCGGAACTTGGTGTTGGGTGCGATCAGCTGGATCTGGTTGCCGACGCGGCGGAACTCGATCATCCAGTCGTTGCCCATCTGGCTGGCGTAGAGGCCGCGCTCGCCGACGGCATTGGCGATGTTGACCGTGAACAGCACCGGCTTGCCCAGCATGGCCTTGGGCACTTCGAGCCAGACCTTGTCGTCCTTGCGCCAGATCGGGAACAGGCCGTCCTGCTGCTTGGCGTCCTTGATGACGTCGGCAAAGGGCTTGGGCGCGGTCGGGTCGGCGGGCGGACGGGCGGCAGCGGCCGGTGCGGCCGCGGGGGCAGCGCCCGAGGCCGGCTTGGCGGCGGCCACGGCGGCGGCCGGGGTCGATGCAGCGGCAGCCGGTGCAGCGGCGGCAGCGGCTGGCGCTGCCGATTCAGAGGTGGCGGCGCAGGCGCCGAGCAGGGCCACGGCGGCGGCCACGGCCGACAGGTTCAGCACGCGGCGCGAAGAAGTCGAAAGCTCCATCGAGGAATCCTTTTGATCGGGATCGAAACAAAAAAACGAAGCCGCAACTCTCGCCGTGACCAGGGCCGCCGTCAATCGAGGACAACGCGGTCCGCGTCCCGCATTCCGGCTTTCGTCGCATAGACTCGCCGGCGATGTCCAGCACCCATCTGCTCTACCTGCACGGCTTCCGTTCCTCGCCGGCCTCGGCCAAGGCGCTGCGCATGGCGCGCTGGGTCAAGGAGCAGCGCCCGGACCTGGTGTTCGCCGCCCCTCAGCTGCCGCCCTCGCCCCGCGAAGCCATGGCCCGGGTGGCCGCGCTGACCGGCGACTGGCCGGCCGCGACCATGGCCGTGATGGGCAGCTCGCTGGGCGGCTTCTATGCCACCTTTGTCGCCCAGCAGCGCGGCTGCCGCGCCGTGCTCTTGAACCCGGCCGTCGATCCGGCCCGCGACCTGGCCGCCTACATAGGCGAGCAGACCTGCTGGCAGAACCCCGACGAGCATTTCTTCTTCCGCGCCGAATTCGTCGACGAGCTGCGCCAGCTGGCCGTCGGACCGCTGGCCCATCCCGAGCGCCTCATGGCCGTGATCGCCAAGGGCGACGAGGTGCTGGACTGGCACGAGATGCACGCCCGCTACGCCCAGTGCCGCATCAAGCTGCTGGAAGGCAGCGACCATGGGCTCTCGGACTTCGACGACTACCTCAACGAACTGACGGACTTTCTACAGCTATGAGACTCCAGAACAAGGTCTGCATCATCACCGGCGCCGCCCAGGGCATTGGCCTGGCCACCGCGCTGAAGTTCGCCCAGGAGGGTGCCAGCGTGGTCGTCTGCGACCTGCGTCCCGAGGGCGTGGAAGCCGCGGTCGAGGCCTGCCAGAAGCTGGGCGCCACCGCCCAGGGCCACACGGTCGACGTGACCGACCGGGTGTCGGTGGACCTGATGGTCGCCGCCGTGCTGGAGGAGTTCGGCCGCATCGACGTGCTGGTCAACAACGCCGGCATCACCAAGGACGCGCGGCTGCAGAAGATGACGCTGGCCCAGTTCGACGCGGTGATCGACGTCAACCTGCGCGGCGTCTTCCACTGCGCCCAGGCCGTGGCCGACACCATGGTGGCTCAAGGAGCCGGCGTGATCCTCAATGCCTCGTCCGTGGTTGGCATCTACGGCAACTTCGGCCAGACCAATTACGCCGCCGCCAAGTTCGGCGTGATCGGCTTCACCAAGACCTGGAGCCGCGAACTGGGGCCCAAGGGCGTGCGCGTCAATGCCGTGGCGCCGGGCTTCATAGAGACGCCCATCCTCGGCACCATCCCGCAGAAGGTGATCGACGAGATGCAGGCCCATGTGCCGCTGCGCCGGCTGGGCAAGCCGGAAGAGATCGCCAGCGTCTACGCCTTCCTGGCCAGCGACGAAGCCAGCTACGTCAACGGCGCGGTGCTGGAGGTGTCGGGCGGGATGACGGTCTGAGCGCCGGCCGGGCCGGGCAGACGGCCTCGTAGGTCGTCGCCGGGCTGCCCAGGAAGGCCTGCACCGGTCGCGGCCGCTCGACAAAGCCGGGCGACGCAAAGCTGCTGCCGGCGGCCTCGCCGCTCCAGCGCACGCCGGCCAGGTCCAGCGTGGTAGCGAACAGGTCCTGGTGGCTGATGCGCTTGTCGACATGGGCCCGCAGCGCGGCCACGGCCTCGCCGCGCTGCCGGCGGTAGGCCTCGTTGGACCAGATGATCAAGGGCACGTCCAGGTCCATGCAGCTGGGCACGGGCCGGCCGTGCATGAACAGCTTGCCGCCTTCGCCCTCGAACAAGGCCTCGCCATGGTCCGAGGTGTAGATCAGCAGGGCCGGGCCGGCTTGCGTGCGCAGTGAATCGATCAGGCGAGCCAGGAACTGATCCAGGGCGACCAGGGTGTTGTCGTAGGAATTGATCGTCTCCAGCCGGTGCGAGACCTGCGGCTGGCCCGAGATGCCTGCATCGGTCAGCGTGGGCCGGAACTGCCGGGCATCGGCCGCATAGCGGTCTTCGTAGGGGAAGTGGCTGCCCATCATGTGCAGCACCACGAACCGCCGGTCGCCACCCTGACGGACGAAGGATTCGAAGGGCGGCAGCAGGCTGATGTCCTTGCGGAAGTAGAGCTCGGCAGCGCTGGTGGAATGATCCAGCACGTCGGCCTGGCGGCTCAGGTCGGACACCTCCTGGTTGGAGAGCCAGGCGGTCTTGAAGCCGGCCTCGCGGAAGGTCTGCACCAGCGAGGCGCGGCCCTCAGGGGCCTCCCAGCTGACCAGGCGGGGCACGGCGCCGGCCGTCCATTGCGCGGTGGACACGGCGTCGCTGAACGAGACCAGCTCCTGCCTGCGACTGTCCAGGCGCGGCGTGGTGGGCCGGGCATAGCCGTTGAGGCTCAGGTGGTCGCGCCGGACGCTCTCGCCGATCACCAGGACCACCAGCATCGGTTCCGTGCTTTCGCTGCGGCCCTGCACGCTGGCCATGGCCCGGTCCTGCCGGTCGCGTTCCAGGCTGCGCTGCACCGACAGCACCAGGTTCAGCGGGAACACCAGGCTGGCCGCCTGGTTGTCGAACAGCGGCGGCAGCTTGACGTAATGCGCCAGGTCCTGGCGACCCAGCATCCCGACCATGGCATAGAGCAGCACGCCGGCCAGCGTGGCCCGGCGCCAGCGCCAGCGTGCCTCGGAACCCAGGCCGACGAGCAGCACCAGATAGACGACGACACAGGCCGGCACCCACAGCAGCATCCAGCCGAACGAGGCCACCATGGTCCAGGCGTCGCGCAGGCTGCTGTGCAGGGCCGCCGACACCAGCACGTCGCCCGGCACGCTGCGGTAGTAGGCGCACAGGAAGACATAGACCGGAATCAGCGGGATCAGCGGCAGCCACAGCAGGAAGTAGAGCTTGAGCCGCTGCAGCAGGCACAAAGGCACCGCCAGCACGAACAGGCTCAGGAGCAGCACGGCCAGCGATTCACCGAGGTCCAGGCCCTCGGCCAGCAGCGGCGTGGCCAGACCCGGCAGCCACAGCAAGAGGCCCAGCAGCAAGGCCCGGAGTCGATCGGCTGGTCTCATCGTGATGGCGGTGGCGACGGGGGCTTGGACGGGGTCCGCATGATAGCCACGGCACCCGGCCGCGTCGGCCGCGGCAGCGCCTACGGCGGACGGATCAGGCGCCGCCGCAGACCCGCGTCGCCAGCCGTTGCTCGTCGCGCGCCAGGGCCTGGGTCCGGGCTGCCTGGCGCAGGCCGGCGCAGGCCTCGCCGCGCCACCCGGCTTCGGCACCAGGCAGCTCGGCAAGCGAGCCGGTCAGGCGGCTGAGCACCACGCGCGCATCGCGATCCTGCGGCTGGCGCTGCACGAAGTCCTGCAACAAGGCCAGCTGTTCTCGGCCCAGCGCCAGGGCCCGGGCCGGCTGGCCGGTCTGGGCCAGCGCGCCCGCCAGGTCGGCCGTCAGCCAGCTGCGCCGCAGCAGGACCGACTTCCACATCGCCGGCGCCGCCTTGCCGGCATCGGGCTGGGGCGAGGCGGCCAGCGCGATCTCCAGCGGCTGCACCGCCGCTTCCGGCTTGCCCTGGGCCAGCAGGGCCCGCCCCAGGTGGGCGCCCAGCAGCTTGCGCGTCTGCACCCATTTACTCTGCGGCCCCTCGGTCTGGATGATGCTGTCCAGCAGCGCCAGACTGCGCCGGCTGCTGGCCTCGGCAGCCGAGGCGTCACCGCGCCGCCAGGCGGTGAAAGCCAGGTGCGACAGTTCCACCGCGAGGCTGCTCCGCGCGCCCAGGTTGTGCGACTCCTCCCTCAGCTCCGCCTCATGGTTCGCCACTGCCTTCTGTTCGAACTCGTATGCCTCGTCCAGCCGGCCCAGATTGACCAGGCTGCGCGAGCGGGCGCCGGCCAGCGTGCCCAGTTCGTGGACGATCTCGCGGTGGTGCTGCTCCGCCTCCATGGCCTCGAAGGCCGCGCTGGCCCGCTGGAACCATTCCAGGGCCACGGCCGGCTTGTTGAGACTGGGCCGGCCGCTGGCATCGTGGAACTGGCCGATGTAGAGCCAGGTCTGGGCCAGCGGCCCCTGGAGCTCACGCTCCTTGGGAAAGCGTTTGAGGCCGGTCTGCAGGATGTCCTCGCTTTGCCGGGCCAGGCCCAGGGCATCGTCCATGCGGCCATCGGCGCGCGCCTGCAAGGCCCGGATGATGTGCATGTTGGCGTAGCTCTGGATGAACTCGAGGTCGCCCTGCTTGGCCGGCCAGGCGCGGCGCGCATAGTCGATCGCGCGGCTGGCATTGCGCTCGGCCTCGCGGCCCTTGCCGAGGCTGAGGCCGGTGTCGTTGCCCTGGATCTCGGCAATGCTCTCGTAGACGATGGCCAGGTCGCCCAGCAGGTCCAGATCGCTCTCGGCCTGGGCCACCAGGGTTTCCAGGCTGTCCAAGGTGTCCCGCAGCATAGCCTCCTTGGCCTGCATGCCGCCAGGCAGGTTGCTCAAGGCCTGGCCCATGCGCCGCACCACGCCGCGGTTGAACTGCTTGACTGCGGCCAGCCGCGACTCGGCCAGTTCACGGGCATGCAGGGTCTCGCGCCATTGCCAGGCTGCGGCACTGCCACCCGCGAGCAGCCCGAACAGACCCACGACCAGAGCCGCCACGGCGGCACGGTGGCGGCGCATCAGCTTGCCGAGCACATAACGCCAGTCCTGGGCTCGCGCACTGACCGGCAGGCCGTCCAGCCAGGCGCGCAGGTCGTCATGCAGGGCCTGCACCGTGGGATAGCGCCGCGCCGGCTCTTTCTCCAGCGCCTTCATGACGATGTTGTCCAGGTCGCCGCGCAGCTCGGGGCGCTGCGCCACCAGGCTGGGTGGTTGGGGCTGCTCGTCGAGCACGGCGCGGGCCTGCTCGGCCGGGGTCGTGGCCTCGCGGCCGTAAGGGGACAAGCCGGCCAGCAGCTGGTAGAGCAGCACGCCCAGCGAATAGATGTCGGTGGCGGTGGAGACCGGCTCGCCGCGCACCTGCTCCGGGCTGGCATAGGCCGGGGTGAACGGCCGCTGGCCGTTCAGCGTCAAGGGTTCGGCCCCGGCTTCGAGGCGCATCTCCAGCGGATCCAGGGCCTTGGCGATGCCGAAGTCCAGCAGCTTGACCCGGCCCTCGCGATCCACCAGTGCATTGCCGGGCTTGAGGTCGCGATGCACCAGCAGCTGGCCATGGGCATGGGCCACGGCCTCACAGAGCTGCAGCATCAGGCCCACCCGTTCGCGCAGCGGCAGCGACCTGGCCGCCTGGTCCAGCGGCTGGCCTTGTATCCGCTCCATCACGAAGTAAGGCCGTCCGTCCTCGCTGAGGCCGGCATCGAACAGCTGGGCGATATGCGGGTGGTGCAAGCGCGCCAGCGCCTGCTGCTCCTGGGCGAAACGGCGCTGCACGGCGGCGCCGTCCAGGCCCTGGCGCAGGAGCTTGATTGCTGCCTCGCCTTCGAAGCGCCCGTCGACCCGGCGCGCCGCCCAGACCTCGCCCATGCCGCCCAGGCCGAGCAGCTCGGTCAGGGCCCAGCCACCCAGCCGCAGGCCGGGCCGGCCGCCGGGCGCCTGCGCCGGCAGCAGTGGATCGAGCAGCAGGCGGCCGGCTCCGGCATCGGTCTGCTGCGCGAGCAGCGACAACAGCTCGCCGCGCACCGCCGCGTCCAGCCCGGCCTGGTCGGCCAGTGCCGCCCTTTGCTCCGGCGGCAGGGCAAGCGCCTGCTCGAACAAACGGCGCAGCTCGGCCCATTGCTCGGGGCTCAGGGGCGAGGATCCGGTGGCGGCAGTGCTCACAGGGCGGTCCGTCAGGCGTGGGGGTGCATGGATTCTGCGGGTCGCCCAGCCGCCGACTACTTAGCGCTTGCCCGCATCGGCAGCGCTTCGGCCAGCATGCGGGCCACCAGCTTGAGGCCGGCCGCCATCTGCTCGGCATAGTCGTCGGCCGGCGTGACCTTGTAGCGGGCGCCCTTGCTGCCGCCGCCGGCCAGGGCCTTGAGGAAGCCGATGGCCGCCTCGCTGGTGCTCTCGCCCATGGCGGTGACGGACTTGGCGATGGGCTGCTCAAGATAGATGGTTCGCATCAGCGGCACCGGCACACCGCCCAGGGAAGTGAACATGTGCAGCTGGCTGGGGCTGTTGCCGGCCGGCTCGGTGGCAATGGCCAGGCCGACCTTGGCCTTGACGCCGGCATCGGCGCCGGCGCTGATGCGCTCGCCCAGGCCCATCTCCTGCAGCGAGGCGAAGTCCACGACCAGGATGATCTTGAGGAAGCCGACATCGGGGCCCAGGCGCTCGGCCCGCTTGATGTCGGACATGCCCATCATGAAGCGGCCCCCGTCGACGGTGCCGCTGCCGAAGGTCAGTACCTCGCCGCTCTTGCTGAAGAAGCCCGGCTCGCGCTGCGCGGCCCGCGGCGTGGCGGCGACCTGGGCGGCGAATTCGGCATCGGCCAGCATCTCTTCGTTGCTGAGCAGCTGATAGCCGCGCGCCGTCAGCAGCTCGCGCAGCTGGGCCTGCATGCCGTCGGTGAGCGCCTGGTAGACATCGGGGCCGGGTGCCTCCAGCTGGTACTGGACGCTGGCACGGGCCTCGCGGGTCTGGCCTATGCCGATGCTTCGCTTGGTCTGGGAGACGCTGTTGTCGGTGATGTAGCGCACTTCGAAGCTGCTGATGCCCAGGCGCGGCGGCGTCTTGTCGCGGAGGGTCAGCTGGGGCACGGGCTTCTGGGCCGTCTGGCTCATGGCCGCGGCGAAGTCGCTCTGCTCGGTCAGCACCAAGGGCTTCTCGGTGGGCTTGAGCAGGTCGAACAGGCCGGCATGGGCGGGAGTGGAGCCGATGGCCAGGGCCAGCGTCAGCAAAGTGGCTTGGGCCAGAATCCGGAAATCGGCGGCGAAGGCTTGCATGGGGTTCTCCAAACGGGGCTGTACTGGCCTACGCGGGAAAGGCCGGCCGCGCGGCTCACACAGGAGAAATGCTTGAGCGATAGGGCGCCAGTTCAACCGGCAGGCACGCAGACGCTGTTCGTCGAGCTCTATGCCGAGCTGCGTCGGCTGGCGCACGGGCGCTTGCGGCATGAGAGGCCGCAGCACACCTTGTCGGCCACGGCCCTGACCCACGAGGCCTATCTGCGCCTGGACGGCCAGAACAAGCCCTGGGAGAACCGCGAGCAGTTCATGGCCATCGCCGCCACGATGATGCGCCGTGTGCTGGTGGACCATGCCCTGGCCCGCCAGGCCGACAAGCGCAGCGCCGAGTTGGTGACCCTGAGCGCCGCCGAGCTGGAAGCCGCCACCGAGGCCGCGCCGGTCGAGGTGCTGGACCTGCATCGCGCGCTGGAACAGCTGGAGCAGCAGGACGTGCGGGCCGCCCGGGTGGTGGAGCTGCGCTACTTCGGCGGCCTGGAGCTGGAAGAGATCGCGGCGGTGATGGACATCTCGCTGGCCACGGTCAAGCGCGACTGGACGCTGGCGCGCAGCTGGCTGAAAAGCCGGCTCGGCAGCGGGTCCGGCTGATCGCTGAGCTGTTTGGCGGCGCTTTCCCGCGTAGACCCGTTGAGCCCGGTGACGGCCTTGGTCGGCCACCGCCCTTGACTCGACGGAGACCGCCATGCGCCTACTCGCCACCGCAGCCGCCCTGCTGCTGCTAGCCCTGCCCGCCCGGGCCTCGCTGCTGAACCAGCATTTCGACGCCCGCATCGACTACGCCGCCTACTACGGCTGGCAGCTCTATGACAGCGGCCTGCAGACCCGCAGCGGCACGGTCGGCGCCGGCTACGAGCTGGCCGGCGTGGGCTATGGCAGTGCGCCGCTGTACCTGAACATCGACCCGGCCAGCGGCCGCATCTTCATCGACATCTACACCGACAAATACGGCTACAGCTATGCGCCGCTGACCCTGGACCTCAAGTTCGACGACCTGGTCGGCGAGCGCTTCAGCGGCCTTGCCGTCAGCTACGACTCGGCCGCCTATGCCGATGCGGTGGCCAGCTTCACGGACAAGGCGTTGCATATCGAGCTGGCCGGTGCCTATCCCGGCTACTCCAGCGCGCTCTACCAGTTCGTCCTCGACTACCAGCTGAGCGCCCGCGAAGACGGCGGCGGCGTTGGCAGCAGCGTGCCGGAGCCGGGCTCGCTGGCCCTGACACTGGCCGGGCTGGCCGGCCTGGGCCTGTGGCGCCGCAGGATCGCCGGCCGCTGAGCGCTGAGCGGCCGGGCCGGGCGCGAGGATCGGCGACAATCGCCGACCTATGTTCGCCCTGTTCGATGAAGCCGGAAAATTCCTGGCCGGCCGCGTGATGTCCGAAGCAGAAAGCTCGATGCAGATCGAGCTGGAATCGGGCAAGCGCGTCAAAGTGAAGGCAGCCAATGTGCTGCTCAAGTTCGACAAGCCCAGCCCCGCCGAGCTGATCGCCGAGGGCCAGCGTCTGGCCCTGGAGATCGACCTGGACCTGGCCTGGGAGTTCGCCCCCGAATCCGAATTCGGCTTTGCCGACCTGGCGCGCGACTATTTCGACGCCAAGGCCAGCACCGCCCACCAGGTGGCGGCCTTGTTCCGGCTGTTCGAGGCACCGCACTACTTCCGCCGCGCCGGCAAGGGCCAGTTCAAGAAGGCGCCCGAGGACATCGTCAAGGCCGCCCTGCTCGGTATCGAGCGCAAGAAGCAGCAGGCCCTGCAGATCGAGGCCTGGGCCGAAGAGCTGGCCGGCGGCAGCTGTCCGGCCGCCATCAAGGAACAGATCTACAAGATCCTGTTCAAGCCGGACAAGAACGGCCCCGAGTACAAGGCCGTGGTCGAGGCCAGCAAGCGCTCGCACAAGGCGCCGCTGGACCTGCTCAAGGACGCCGGCGCGATCACCAGCGCCTACCAGTTCCACTGGAAGCGCTTCCTGTTCGAGAACTTCCCCAAGGGCACGGGCTTCCCGGCCCTCACGGCCCCCGAGATCAAGGACGAGCTGCCGCTGGCCGGCGTCGCCGCTTTCTCCATCGACGACTCGGCCACGACCGAGATCGACGATGCGCTGTCGGTCCAGGGCCTGGGCACGGGCACCGTGGTGTTCGGCGTCCATATCGCCGCGCCGGGCCTGGCAATACAGCCGGACTCGGCCGTGGACAAGGTGGCGCGCGACCGCTATTCCACCGTCTACATGCCGGGCTGGAAGCTGACCATGCTGCCGGACGAGGTGGTGCAGGCCTACACGCTGATCGAGGGCCGCGACTGCCCGGCAGTGTCGCTCTACGTCACCCTGGACGAAGCGACGCTGGCCGTGAAGGGCAGCGAGACCAGGCTGGAGCGCGTGCCCATCAAGAGCAATCTGCGCCACGACAAGCTGGACGGCGTGATCACCGAGGCCACGCTGAGCGGCGCCGAGCCGGCGAGCTACGAGTTTGCCGACGAGCTGGCCTTCACCTTCCGCCTGGCCAAGCATCTGAAGGCCCAGCGCGAAGTGGTGCGCGGCAAGCCCGAGACCTTCAACCGGCCCGACTACAACTTCCGCCTCGACAGCAACGGCGAGCGCGAGCCCGACGGCACGGAGCAGGTCACCATCTCGACCCGCGCCCGCGGCACGGCCCTGGACCTGATCGTGGCCGAGGCCATGATCCTGGCCAACTCGACCTGGGGCGGCTGGCTGAACGAGCTGGGCCTGCCCGGCATCTACCGCAGCCAGGCCAGCCTGGCGCCCGGCATCAAGGTGCGCATGGGCACCAAGGCCCTGCCGCACGCCGGCATGGGCGTGGCCCAGTACACCTGGGCCACCTCGCCGCTGCGCCGCTACGTGGACCTGGTCAACCAGTGGCAGATCATTGCCTGCGCCCGCCACGGCCGCACGGCCGCCCTGGTGGCGCCGTTCAAGCCCAAGGACGCGGCCCTGTTCTCCATCATCTCGGGCTTCGATGCCGCCTACTCGGCCTACAACGGCTACCAGTCGGCCATCGAGCGCTACTGGACCTTGCGCCACCTGGCGCAGAACGGCATCACCGAGCTGACGGCCACCGTGATGAAGGACGGCCTGGTGCGCGCCGACGCCCTGCCCCTGGTCTTCCGCGCCCTGGGCTGCGAAGGCCTGGACCGCGGCAGCCACGTCAAGGTCCGCATCACCGGCCTGGACGAGATGACGCTGGACGTCCATGCCTCGCTGGTCGAGCGCCTGGACGAGGCTGCTGGAGCAACTGGTGAAGAGGGCGAGGATGACGAAGCCGAGGTGAGCGGACCGCTGACCCTGGCCATCGACGTCAACGCCGAAGAATCACCAAGCACGACAGAAGGCAGCAGCGCCTGACGATGACGGCCAAGAAGCTCTCGACCCTGCACCTGGCCCTGCTGATTTCGGCAGCCGTGCATGCCGCGCTGCTGGCCCTGCGCATCGTCGATCCCGAGAGCTTCAACCGCATCTTCCAGGACACGCCGCTGGAGGTGGTCCTGGTCAACACCCAGGCCAACGAGGCGTCCGAGAAGCCCCAGGTGCTGGCCCAGGCCAACCTGGCCGGCGGTGGCAACACCGACGTGGGCCGCGCCACCTCGCCGCTGCCGCCCTCCAAGGTGCTGGAGATAGGCGAGGCCACGCAAGTCCAGCGCGCCCGCATCGATGACCTGCAGGTGCAACAGCAACAGCTGCTGGCCCAGCTGCGCCGCGACCTGGCCCTGCTGCCGGCGCCCGACCCCAAGCGCGACAAGGGCTCGGCTGAGGCCAGGGAGCAGGCCGAGAAGCGCCGCCAGCTGGTGCAGATCCTGGCCACCATAGAGAAGCGGGTGAACGAGGAAAACGCCCGGCCGCGCAAGCGCTACATCAGCCCGGCCACGCGCGAGGTGGTCTATGCCCAGTACTACGACGCCTTGCGCCGCCGCATCGAGGAGCGCGGCACCCGCGACTTCCCCGAGTTCCAGGGCCGCAAGCTCTATGGCGAGCTGACCATGAACATCCATGTGGACCAGCGCGGCCGGGTCATAGAAACCGACATCGTGTCCTCGTCCGGCAACGCCAACCTGGACCGGCGGGCCGAGGCCATCGTCAGCGCGGCCGCACCTTTCGGCAATTTCACCAATGCCATGCGGCGCGGCGCCGAGGTGCTGGTGATCACCTCGCGCTTCAAGTTCACCCGGGACGAAGGCCTGGAGACTTCGCTGTCGGGCCGCTAGGAAAGAACCCATGGATCGCTACGTCGTGGCCGGCAACCCGGTCGAACACAGCCAGTCTCCGCGCATCCACGCGGCCTTCGCAGCCCAGACCGGCCAGCTGCTGGACTACGGCCGACTGCTCTGCCCGCTCGAGGGCTTCGCCGCCACGCTGAAGCAGTTCGCCGCCGAGGGCGGCAAGGGCTGCAGCGTGACCGTGCCCTTCAAGTTCGAGGCCTTCGAGCTGGCGCCGCGGCGCAGCGAGCGCGCTCTGCTGGCCGGCGCGGCCAATACCTTGCGTTTCGACGCCGAGGGTTGGCTGGCCGACAACACCGACGGCATCGGCCTGCTGCGCGACATCGAGATCAATGCCAAGCGGCCGCTGGCCGGCAAGCGCGTGCTGCTGATAGGCGCGGGCGGCGCCTCGGCCGGCGTGCTGGGCCCGCTGCTGGCCGCGCGGCCGTCGGAACTGGTGCTGGCCAATCGCAGCGTGGACAAGGCCGAAGCCCTGGTCGCCTCGCATTCAAGCTGGGCTTCGATCCATGGCGTGCAGCTGAAGTCGGCTTCGCTGGCGGACTGCGGCCGCGGCTTTGACGTGATCATCAATGCCACGGCGGCCAGCCTGGCCGGCGCCGGTGTACCGGTCGGCCCCGATGTGCTGGTGCCCGGCGCCCTGGCGCTCGACATGATGTACGGCCCCAAGGCTCGGCCCTTCCTCGATTGGGCGGCAGCCCACGGCGCCGAGGGCCGCGACGGCCTGGGCATGCTGGTCGAGCAGGCGGGCGAAGCCTTCCAGCTGTGGCGGGGCGTGCGGCCCGAAACCGCTCCGGTGCTGGCGCAACTGCGCGCCGGACTGGGCGCCTGAGGCCGCCCCAATGCTGAAGCAAGCCCTGCGTCTGCTGATCCTGCTGCTGCTGGGCGTGCTGTCGCTGCAGCTGTATTTCGCCGGCCGCATCGCCCTGATGCGGGTACTGGGGCCGGAATCGACCAGCTTCCAGCGCTCCGAGATGTGGCGCCTGGCGGTCGAGAAGCACCAGCTGCTGTGGAGCCAGCAATGGGTGGACAAGGCCGAAATCTCGCCGCAGTTGCGCCGGGCGGTCATCGCCAGCGAGGACGCCGGCTTTGCCGACCATGGCGGGGTCGATTGGGACGCGATGGAAAAGGCCTGGGAGAAGAACCAGCGGGAACAGGCCCGGGCCGACAAGCGATCCGCCCGCAACCCGGTCGCCGCCGCCAAGCCGGCAGCCAAGGTGGTAGGCGGCTCCACCATCACCCAGCAACTGGCCAAGAACCTGTTCCTGTCCAGCGAACGCAACCTCGCGCGCAAGGGCCAGGAGTTCGCGATCACGCTGATGCTGGAGGCGCTGCTGGACAAGCAGCGCATCCTGG from Pelomonas sp. SE-A7 harbors:
- the aroE gene encoding shikimate dehydrogenase; the protein is MDRYVVAGNPVEHSQSPRIHAAFAAQTGQLLDYGRLLCPLEGFAATLKQFAAEGGKGCSVTVPFKFEAFELAPRRSERALLAGAANTLRFDAEGWLADNTDGIGLLRDIEINAKRPLAGKRVLLIGAGGASAGVLGPLLAARPSELVLANRSVDKAEALVASHSSWASIHGVQLKSASLADCGRGFDVIINATAASLAGAGVPVGPDVLVPGALALDMMYGPKARPFLDWAAAHGAEGRDGLGMLVEQAGEAFQLWRGVRPETAPVLAQLRAGLGA
- the mtgA gene encoding monofunctional biosynthetic peptidoglycan transglycosylase; translated protein: MLKQALRLLILLLLGVLSLQLYFAGRIALMRVLGPESTSFQRSEMWRLAVEKHQLLWSQQWVDKAEISPQLRRAVIASEDAGFADHGGVDWDAMEKAWEKNQREQARADKRSARNPVAAAKPAAKVVGGSTITQQLAKNLFLSSERNLARKGQEFAITLMLEALLDKQRILEIYLNNVEWGEGLFGAQAAARHYFHIDARQLSPNQAARLAVMLPAPKRFEKRPSSPYVLGRAATIEARMPAVELP
- a CDS encoding TonB family protein, translating into MTAKKLSTLHLALLISAAVHAALLALRIVDPESFNRIFQDTPLEVVLVNTQANEASEKPQVLAQANLAGGGNTDVGRATSPLPPSKVLEIGEATQVQRARIDDLQVQQQQLLAQLRRDLALLPAPDPKRDKGSAEAREQAEKRRQLVQILATIEKRVNEENARPRKRYISPATREVVYAQYYDALRRRIEERGTRDFPEFQGRKLYGELTMNIHVDQRGRVIETDIVSSSGNANLDRRAEAIVSAAAPFGNFTNAMRRGAEVLVITSRFKFTRDEGLETSLSGR
- a CDS encoding RNB domain-containing ribonuclease, which encodes MFALFDEAGKFLAGRVMSEAESSMQIELESGKRVKVKAANVLLKFDKPSPAELIAEGQRLALEIDLDLAWEFAPESEFGFADLARDYFDAKASTAHQVAALFRLFEAPHYFRRAGKGQFKKAPEDIVKAALLGIERKKQQALQIEAWAEELAGGSCPAAIKEQIYKILFKPDKNGPEYKAVVEASKRSHKAPLDLLKDAGAITSAYQFHWKRFLFENFPKGTGFPALTAPEIKDELPLAGVAAFSIDDSATTEIDDALSVQGLGTGTVVFGVHIAAPGLAIQPDSAVDKVARDRYSTVYMPGWKLTMLPDEVVQAYTLIEGRDCPAVSLYVTLDEATLAVKGSETRLERVPIKSNLRHDKLDGVITEATLSGAEPASYEFADELAFTFRLAKHLKAQREVVRGKPETFNRPDYNFRLDSNGEREPDGTEQVTISTRARGTALDLIVAEAMILANSTWGGWLNELGLPGIYRSQASLAPGIKVRMGTKALPHAGMGVAQYTWATSPLRRYVDLVNQWQIIACARHGRTAALVAPFKPKDAALFSIISGFDAAYSAYNGYQSAIERYWTLRHLAQNGITELTATVMKDGLVRADALPLVFRALGCEGLDRGSHVKVRITGLDEMTLDVHASLVERLDEAAGATGEEGEDDEAEVSGPLTLAIDVNAEESPSTTEGSSA
- a CDS encoding PEP-CTERM sorting domain-containing protein — protein: MRLLATAAALLLLALPARASLLNQHFDARIDYAAYYGWQLYDSGLQTRSGTVGAGYELAGVGYGSAPLYLNIDPASGRIFIDIYTDKYGYSYAPLTLDLKFDDLVGERFSGLAVSYDSAAYADAVASFTDKALHIELAGAYPGYSSALYQFVLDYQLSAREDGGGVGSSVPEPGSLALTLAGLAGLGLWRRRIAGR